From the genome of Halichoerus grypus chromosome X, mHalGry1.hap1.1, whole genome shotgun sequence:
CAAATCATTTCCTTACTTTCAGCAGAGAGCACCACCATCAATCCTATTGCCTAAGCCAGAAATCTACGTGATCTttgattcttccttttcccttacCCTGTTCTTCACATCGCACTCACCAAGCGGGCTGTATCTTCAAAACATATCTTAAAGTTAGCCACACTTCTCTATCTTCATCACTCTAACCTGGCTACTTTCAGCTTTAGCCTAGATTGCAATATGACCTGATTTCTCCACTtgcatccccctcccccatcctttcTCCCACAGCAGCAAAAATGACCCTTTCAAAATGAAAGATCACATCACCATCACTCCATTGTTTAAAACCCTTCAGTGcacctagggaaaaaaaaaaacaaaaacaaattcttgACCAACTGGCTAGACCTTGTGGAATCTggtctctgtctgcctctctggcGTCATCTTCCTTGTTTTAGCTTCCCTGTTTGAAGCTAAACAGTGTTTGAAATACACTAAGTGTTTGAAATACACTAAGCTCTCTTTTGAGTCAAGGTCTTTGCACTTGGTCTTCCTTCTGCATAGTACACTCTTACCACTATTCCTCTGTGTCCTTCAAGTCTGAACTCAAATGTCAACTCCTTAGAGATGATTTCCCTGGCCAGTGCATCTAAAGTATGTCCCTTGTGTTATTCTTCTTAGCCTGTTGTTTGTTCCCTTTGTAGAATCtactataatttataattattctatagattttactttattattattattttttttgcctgTCTCCTCTTTGGGCAGAATTCAGTAAGGAAGTCTCATTTTTGTTCCACATGGTGTCAGATTGGACAGCTTGACAGGGTCTGGAGGATCCAAGATGGCCCCACTCACATGACTGGAGCCTTGGCGCTGGCTGCCAACTGGGACAACTTAATTCTTTCCCTCATGGTCTCTTTTTTCCAGCCAGAGAGTCTGGACTTCTCTAAATAACAACCATGTTCTAAGAAGTTAACTGCAAAAACAAAAGCTGCAGGATCTCTTAAGGCCTAGCATTGACAGCTTTATAAATAATTCCTATTCCATTCTATTAGTCAGAGCAAGTTGCAGCCCAGATTTGAGAAGGGGGGGCTGGAAactccatttcttgattggaggGGTAGCAAAGTCacattataaaaagaatatgctggggcgcctgggtggctcagatggttaagcgtctgccttcggctcgggtcgtgatcccaggatcctgggattgagtccctcgtcgggctccctgctgggcggggagcctgcttctccctctgcctctgcctctctctctctctctgactctcatgaataaataaataaaaaacattaaaaaaaaaaaagaatacgctggaggcacctgggtggctcggtcgtttaagcgcccgactcttggtttcagctcaggtcctgatctcagggtcatgaaattgagccccacatcgagtcccacgtcagctCTGCGTTCagtgtggagactgcttgagtttctttcttcctctccctctgctcctccccccccatgcttgcttactctccctccctcgctccctctctctctctctgaaataaataaataaataaataaataataaataaatctttaaaaaaaataaacatagcatTACATATCTGTTCCCGTTATTCCTGAATTTAGATCAGAAATTGGTCCAGTGCCTTATCCTTACCCAGACAAACAGATAGTTCCTCTAGGACAGAATACAGCAAAGAATCCAAATATCTGACTAACTATACATTCCCTGTCCCCACAAAGGAAGGTGTTGGTGGCACTAGTGCCGTGGAAAACCCATCAAGGAACATGAATTGAAAGAAAATGGGTTGGCGAAAGTAGGGTTGTAGGGAAGGCAAGTGTTCTGTAAGAAATTTTAACAGAAGAAAGCCTTCGATCTTACCAGAAAAGACACAGATAGAATagcctgcctcttcctttctctgccccctCCAATAAGCTTTTTGTTCAGCAtgatttttaacagctttattgagatatgtcacataccatacaattcatccatttacagcttttagtatattcacagagttgtgcaaccatcactacaatcaattttaaagcatttttgcCACCCCAAAGTGAAACCTCGTACCCATTAACAATCACTTTCCCCACTTCTCCCCAGATCCTGgtattaatctactttctgtctttatggatttacCTACTGTGGACATTCTGTATCTGTGAAATCATACAATCTGTGGTCCCTTTTGACTGGTTTCTTTCagtcagcataatgttttcaaagttcattcgTAATGGAGCATGTAcagttcttcattcctttttacggccaaataatattccattgtaaggatATGCCACCTTTGTTTATACAGTCATCGGTAAATGGACTTTGGGCTGGTTTCCACGTTTTGGCTGTTATAATTTATGGTACTATGAACACtcgtgtacaagtttttgtgtggacatatgttttcatttcttttgggtatatacttaagggtagaattgctgggtcatatggcaactCTTTATTTAACATCTCAAGGAACTCTTTCAGAAGCAGCCACACCACTTTATATTCCTATCGGCAACATACAAAGGTTTCAATGTCTACGTTCCTACCAATGcttgttattatctgactttttggTTATAGCTGTCTTAGTGTTTGGGAAGTAgcatcacattgtggttttgatttgcttttgcCTGATGGCTACTGATGCTgggcatcttttcacgtgcttattgactatgtgtatttcttcttcggagaaatgtctatttagatcctttgcccatttgtaaGTTGGGTTATTTGTCTATTATTGTTCACTgtaagacttctttatatattctaggtacaagtcccttatcagacatatAATTTGCAAAATGTTTCTCCCATTATTTGTATtgtctttctactttctttttcttttttttttttaagattttatttatttatttgacagagagagagatagcgagagcaggaacacaagcagggggagtgggagagggagaagcaggcttcctgccgagcagggagcccaatgtgggacttgatcccaggatcctgggatcatgacctgagccgaaggcagacgcttaacgcctgagccacccaggcgcccatctttcTACTTTCTTATTGGTGTCCTCTGAAGCacaaaagtctttaattttgatgatattgaagttatctatttttttcctttggctattcatgctttttggtgtcatatctaagaaaccattgcctaacccaaggtcttAAAGATTtatgtctatgttttcttctaagatttttagtTTTAGCTCGTTAAgtctttaaccattttaagttaatttttgtatatggtgtgtgGTAAGGgttcatcttcattcttttgcatgtggatatccaggcgtcccagcatcatttgtttaAAAGGCTATTCTTcatgtagtgcaattgctggatcatagagtagttctatttttaactttttgaggaacctccatactataagagtggttgcaccagtttgcattcccaccaacagtgtaggagggttcccctttctccacatcctcgtcaacacctcttgtttcttatgttgattttagccattttgacggGTGTGATGTGGTACCTcatcctggttttgatttgtatttcgctgatgatcagtgatgttgagcatcttttcatgtgtccgttggccatctggatgtcttcttctccccttccccaccttccccctgatgaccatcagtttgttctctgtggttgagtctgtttcttgctttgcctctctctctcttttctccctttgctcatttgttttgtttcttaaattccacatatgagtgaaatcatatggtgtttgtctttctctgactggcttatttcacttagcataatactctttagctctatccatgtcattgcaaatggcaagatttcattctttttgatagctgagtaacattccattgttatatatataccacatcttctttatccattcatcagttgatggacacttgggctatttccataatttggctatggtagataatgctgctataaacactggggtgcatgtatccctttgaattagtatttttgtattctttgggtaaatacctagtagtgcaacaaactgattgttaccaaaggggaggggggggaggatgggttaaataagtgatgggcattaaggaaggcacttgtgatgagcaccgggtgttgtatgaagtgctgaatcactatattgagCACGTGAAATTAATATTAtgctgtatgctaactaactgacatttaaataaaaactgaaaaaaataaaaggctattctttctccattgaatcgtcttggtacccttgtcaaaaataatttgaCTGTAAATGTAAGTATTTACGTCTatactctcaattctattccattgatgtatgtCTACCCTTATGCCAGGACAACACTgtctttttttagaaagatttttatttaattattcatgagagacagagagaaaggcagaggcagagggagaagcaggctccccgaagagcagggagcttggtgcgggacttgatcccaggaccctgagatcacgatctgagccgaaggcagacacccaaccaactgagccgcccaggtgcccgacactgttttatttactatatatatacactttgTAGTAACttctgaaatcaggaagtgtgaggtttccaactttgttcttctctcttaAGATTGTTCTGGCTATTTTattacatttccatatgaatttggcGGTCAGTTCTtcggtttcaaaaaaaaaaaaacggctgggattttgaaaggaattgcattgaatctatagatcaatttgggagtTATTGCCCTCTTACCAATATTaataagtcttccaatccatgaaccacaggatatctttccatttatttccatttatttaatttctttcaacgttttgcagttttcagagtataagtttaGCACTTTGTTATATTTTCACCTAAATATTGTCTTCTTTCTGATGCTCTTGGAAATGAAATTACTTTGTTActttcattttggatttttttttaagattttatttatttgtcagagagagagagcataagcagggagagcggcagccagagggagaagcaggctccccgctgagcagggagcccgatatgggactcgatcccaggaccctgggatcaagaccagagccgaaggcagacgcttaactgactgagccacccaggcacccctcattttggattttttaattgATGGTTCATAGAagtgcaattgatttttgtatttcaattttgtatcctgcaactttgctgaactaTTAGCCCTAATAATTCTTTTTCGTGGACTCCTTCTGATTGTCTTTATACAAGATCATATGacctgtaaataaaaatatttttatgtattcttttccaATCTAGatgtcctttgttttattttcttgcctaattgtcctAGCTTAAAACCTCTAGTACAATATGGAATAAAagtgtcttgttcctgatcttaggggtaaagctttcagtctttcaacactgagtatgatgttagctgtggggttttcatagatgtcctttatcagagTGAGGCAGCTCtgttctattcctagtttgttgagcatttttaccATGAAAAGGgtattgaattttttcaaatgctttttctgtgcctattgagatgatcatgtgattttcatCCTTTGTTCTATTGATATATTCAGTGTGATTTTGAAGAACATGGTATATTGTAAGAACTACTGGAGGACTCTTCTAGCCATACAGTATGAAAGTTTCTTTACTTAACCAAAAGCATGTTTCACAAGAcattgttaaatgctttttctgagccTAGGAAAAGACATCCTTGGGAGCAATCCAAGTGGGGAGCCACTAGGAGGAGCGGTTGAGAGATATGCCAAGATGCTCCTCCAGaaacattttgtaattaaaatccaatttttaatCCCATGACTTTAAACATATCTTCTTCTATTTTAGGGAAGTTGCAAAGGGGGAGATCCTAAAAAGTTAGTGAACTCCATTACTGTATGCAGAGTAATCTAAATTGGCCAGAAATGCATGTCAAATGCTCCTTTTTCTCCCAGGGAGTAAAGATACATATGGCTGGGTGGTATTAGTGTTGAGCCTGAGTGATATTGGATGTCAAGGCAGAAAGAACAACGCACTCCAGAAGCTTGCttggggctggcggggggggggggggagttggggggtggagagagagctcAGATACGATGTACTCAGTGGGATAATTTCCAGAGATAAAGGAACCTCAAAGAGAGGTTTGGACCTAGTGACCTGACTGAAGGTAAGGGAACGAGACAAAAGAGTCCCCTAATTAGGGGCTCCAGTTTTGACATAGACTCCCTTGCTCTGGACCCCAGCTCTACCATCTACTACTTGGTGACCGTACTTCCCTGATCATCAGTATCCTCACCCACGTCACAGGTACAGAGCTATTCAGAGTAAATGAGATTGTGTTTTAAAGCCTCTAGCAAAGTGCCCAGCCCATAATAGCCATTCTATAAAAACTGACAtccccttttcctctcttattCAGGAAAGAATGTTACTGACCAGAGAGGATGACCTCGGGTCAGAGTGAAGGAGTCAGGAGCAAGAAGCTGATTTTTATCTAACTTCCCAGATGTAAGGTCATGAACCCTGGAGATATATGTTTGGGCTCACAAGGGAGCAACTTAAATCATTTACACAagaatataattaagaaaaagtatttggtggggcgcctgggtggctcagttggtgaagcgtcagactcttgatttcggctcaggtcatgatctcagggtcgtgagattgagcccctgcatccGCTCTCGGTACTGGGAGTGGAGCTTGTTTAAGATACTCTCTCTCCGACTCCCtcgccccccccctccccactcagcccCCACTGCGCAGGTGCACTCGCACGAGtactctcactctccctctctttaaaaaaaaagaaaaagtatttggtATCAGAGTGCTTTCAGGTACATGTTAACAAGCTGGCTTACACAATAAAATAATGTCTTACCTCACACAATAGGACCCTGAGAGTGTGTGCGGCAAGGTTAGTTGATTTCAGCAGCTGCACAATTTCATGAAGGGCACAGTTTCGTTGGCCCCTCCTTTCACCCTTTAAAGTGTCCAATTCATCCTAGGGCTGGTTTCTCCTGTGATTGTAAGAAGGCTGCTTGTAGCAATCACTATGTACAGACTTATTCACATCCAATGGGAAAGACATAAACTAAAAATCCTTCATTTCAGTCTTGCTGGTGTCCGCATTGGTCATCATTTGCCCCTGAACTTATGAATAACTATCATCACAAGGTCTGTCAACTGTGATCGGCTTAAGCCTGGATTCCTAAGCCAATCGCCAGCAAGAGGGAGGTTAATTGCCGTAACTGATTTACACTAATAACGGTGGCTATGCAGTCTGGGCCCTAGAAGGAGGATGATCACTGAGGTGTGGAGAAGAACCCCCCAGGCAATCGGCAATGGCAATGTAGTGTGAGGATCAGACTTTAGTGACTGTAAGCCACTAAGGGTTTTGGGGATTATTTGTTACTGCAGTATAGCCTACCTTATGTGAcaatagaaaacataaataaagtgTTGTAAACTATATTGAGAGGATGGAGAGAAGTGAAAATGTGGGTGTAAGTGAACTAAATCTTCATCTATGAAAGCAGGAAgtcagatgatttttaaaatgaaaataaatagtatatgcagtcatgttatttagaaatatggaggAAACTACCAGTAAaggaacccccccaaaaaaaacttgccaaaaaaattaaggggagcctggctggttcagtcagaagaccatttgactcttgatctcatggttgtgagtttgagtcccatgttgcatgtagagatgacttaaaaataaaatcttaaggggcatCTGGGCGGCCCAGTCCgggaagcctctgccttcggctcaggtcatgatcccagggtcctaggattgagccccacgtcgggctccctgccgggtggggagcctgcttctccctctccctctgcctgccacttcccctgcttgtgctctctctctctctgtcaaataaataaacgaaatctttaaaaaaataaaaataaaatcttaaaaaaaattaaaagttattgCCTAGGGAGTAGACCTGGGGTAGAAATTGGTGTGGCAAgagaatttttgtttcattataaactcttccagatttttaaatttttttatgtttttttatgttaaaataatgtGCCTTTATTCCTTtgataattgttttaatttccattgatttgactttattttatgcaagctcttaaaaaaatcatttcaggcCCTGGAACCATGACCATAAAATCTTCCTGAAATGGTAGTCATGCTTTGGTTGGCTCAGATACCTAAGTTACACCTAATTTAGTCCTAACGAACCCTTCACTTTTGACTACTGGACCGCCAAACTGATAATCTGACAACCAGCTTCGAAATGAAGACAAGAGcaaaagaatgtttttgtttgtgcCATTTAATAAcatttcagagaggaaaaaatacaacgaaagggtctctgctcagcacaTAAAGTAATTTCAGCTTGTTACAAAATGGATTATTTGCTGACCTGGTGTTGTTCCTTAATAGACTTTTCCAGGGGCCAGAGCTGCAGCTTTTTCACTAACGGATTCCTCTTCTATCACGGGCCTGAGCCTGTTTTCCAGAGCCACCTCTACCAACATCAAAATCTTCACCAAACGCGTTCCTTACTTGGCCCTCAGGTCGGCGGCCATACTGTCTGCGCTCTCGAAAGCCTAGATCCCAATCTGTGTGGATAATACGATCATCTAGGCGGGTCCCGTTTAGGAACCACATGGCATTTTCGGCACCAACTCTGTTATAGTACTCTACAAAACAGAAACCACAtgcctttttcttaattttatccaGGCCCATAAATACATGCTTGATAGCACCACATCTACTAAAGAGCTCATATATTTGCTCTTCAGTAGTATGAAAGGAAAGATTCCCCACGTAGAGTGTGGAGCTTTCCTTCAGTAATTTCTCCTGATCATCGTTATCCCCATCAAACTGCCGGTCCCAGTACTCGCTCAGCTCCAGGGAGGAATCGCCTTGCAGAATTCTCAGATCGTTGGACACGGTGCCCAGTGGACACCGTGAGGGCAGCTGTTTGCGATCCATCTTAGCAGCAATGACACCACCAATAAAAccctaaattaaatttaaaaaaaaattaaagttacagggaaggaagcagaaacaCATACCTGTGTATATTTAAGAGGTTTGTGCCCTGATGCATAGACATCTTAGCTCTTGACTATGAGGATCATGTCAAGGCAAACCCAAAATGGAAAGTTCCAGGCCCCAGGAACATGGTCATAAAATGCAACTTTGCAAGTCTTCTTGCAAGGGAACCTATGCTGTCTTCGGTTGACTCAGCTCTTACATACCTAATCTCTTACCAAAGAACACATTTAATAACAGAATGCTCTTGGAAAGTATGGCATAAAACAGTAAAATGGATCAAATTTTCATGGAGAATGAGCACTACCATTATTCCTAATGTAGGCCAGCTGATAAATCAGATATATATAATCAGGGTCAAAGCACAAATACAGTTGTAGTATACCCTCTCAtaacttaaaataacaaatttacgATTCAAGTCTATAATATGGAAATCGATATATTGCACTGTCAGGTTAGACAGGAAGTCCCTGTATCTACACTATCAAGTGTACATGGAgctctggaaaagagaaaacttgcCGGCGTCATAAATTTGACCTAAATTGAGATTAGATTTTACTAGCAATAAATCTACTTTTCATCTTAGACTTTAGAAGGCCTTAGATGTAATGACTTGAATATTCCATCTATTTAAAAAACCTCCCCAGAGAATTTTAACTAATGCCCTTTTCCCCCCTTTACTAAATTTTCCTGCCGCGGTCAGAGGCATTAAAAATGATTCAATCGGTTTTAGCTGCACTTTTCAAAAATAGGCATTAGTTCTACCCCCCTCTCCTGTTTTGTAACAGTTCCTAAATTTTAGTGTGCAAGAAATACCTGGAGAACTAGATGGAAATGCAGACTCTTGCAGCCTGCCCTtcagagattctgactcagtagctCTAGAGTGAGATCCAGGAACTCACGTTCAACATCTAACCTGCACCCCTCAGCCCTCCGTGATCCAGATGCAAGTGGTGCAAGGACCACACTTGGAGGAACCCGGATGAGGACATGCTTTCTCTTAAACACTTAATGAACACTCTTTATTTGCTGGGCGCTACGCAAGGTGCTATGaatccaacaacaaaaaagacatggCAGAAGTACAACGTTCAGAAATTATTTGTATCCCCAGCTCTAAGCATGAACAATGACCTGCACACACACAGTAGACATTGCAATAaatatctgtcaaatgaatgcatgcatgagtTCAGAATTGAGGGATGAAGCCAGACAAGTAAACAAGAAAATACAATATGGTGTGATCGACACCGGTGTAGAGATATCCatgggggaaagggaagaagggaaggaacaTTTACTGGGGATCTACTCTGTGATGGGCACTGTGGGCACTTTCCACTACATTACACAGGAGGAGAAGAAGCAGTTACCCAGTGTGGGGGCATCAGAGAAGGCTTCGGAGGAGGGGCTGTAATGCACTGACTCTCAATGGAcaaggagggtgtgtgtgtgtgtgtgtgtgtctgtttgtctgtgtgcgtctgtgtg
Proteins encoded in this window:
- the NCBP2L gene encoding nuclear cap-binding protein subunit 2-like yields the protein MDRKQLPSRCPLGTVSNDLRILQGDSSLELSEYWDRQFDGDNDDQEKLLKESSTLYVGNLSFHTTEEQIYELFSRCGAIKHVFMGLDKIKKKACGFCFVEYYNRVGAENAMWFLNGTRLDDRIIHTDWDLGFRERRQYGRRPEGQVRNAFGEDFDVGRGGSGKQAQARDRRGIR